One Streptomyces sp. R28 DNA window includes the following coding sequences:
- the hemW gene encoding radical SAM family heme chaperone HemW, whose product MPSALPDGEPVPDDGALPASALAGSADRPLGFYLHVPYCATRCGYCDFNTYTATELRGTGGVLASRDNYAETLIDEVRLARKVLGDDPREVRTVFVGGGTPTLLAADDLVRMLGAIRDEFGLAPDAEITTEANPDSVDPAYLARLREGGFNRLSFGMQSARQHVLKVLDRTHTPGRPEACVAEARAAGFEHVNLDLIYGTPGESDDDWRASLEAALGAGPDHVSAYALIVEEGTQLARRIRRGEVPMTDDDVHADRYLIAEETLTAAGFDWYEVSNWATSEAGRCLHNELYWRGADWWGAGPGAHSHVGGVRWWNVKHPGAYAAALAAGRSPGAGRELLSEEDRRVERILLELRLREGVPLELLREEGLAASRRALGEGLLQEGPYAEGRAVLTLRGRLLADAVVRDLVD is encoded by the coding sequence ATGCCCTCCGCACTCCCCGACGGCGAGCCCGTCCCCGACGACGGCGCGCTCCCCGCGTCCGCGCTCGCCGGGTCCGCCGACCGCCCCCTCGGCTTCTACCTGCACGTCCCGTACTGCGCGACCCGCTGCGGCTACTGCGACTTCAACACCTACACGGCGACCGAGCTGCGCGGCACGGGCGGCGTGCTGGCGTCCCGCGACAACTACGCCGAGACGCTGATCGACGAGGTCCGCCTGGCCCGCAAGGTCCTCGGCGACGACCCGCGCGAGGTCCGCACGGTCTTCGTCGGCGGCGGTACGCCCACGCTGCTGGCCGCCGACGACCTCGTACGGATGCTGGGGGCGATCCGCGACGAGTTCGGTCTCGCGCCGGACGCGGAGATCACCACGGAGGCGAACCCGGACTCGGTGGACCCGGCGTATCTGGCCAGGCTGCGGGAGGGCGGCTTCAACCGGCTGTCCTTCGGCATGCAGAGCGCGAGGCAGCATGTGCTGAAGGTGCTGGACCGGACCCACACACCCGGGCGTCCGGAGGCCTGCGTCGCGGAGGCCCGCGCGGCGGGCTTCGAGCACGTGAACCTGGACCTGATCTACGGAACACCGGGTGAGTCGGACGACGACTGGCGGGCGTCGCTGGAGGCTGCGCTCGGCGCCGGGCCGGACCATGTGTCGGCGTACGCCCTGATCGTCGAGGAAGGCACGCAGCTGGCCCGGCGTATCCGTCGCGGCGAGGTGCCGATGACGGACGACGACGTGCACGCGGACCGTTACCTGATCGCCGAGGAGACGCTCACGGCGGCCGGTTTCGACTGGTACGAGGTCTCGAACTGGGCGACCTCGGAAGCGGGCCGCTGCCTGCACAACGAGCTGTACTGGCGGGGCGCGGACTGGTGGGGCGCCGGGCCGGGGGCGCACTCGCACGTGGGCGGGGTGCGCTGGTGGAACGTGAAGCATCCGGGGGCATACGCGGCTGCGCTGGCGGCGGGACGGTCGCCGGGGGCCGGGCGCGAGCTCCTGTCGGAGGAGGACCGCAGGGTGGAGCGGATCCTCCTGGAGCTGCGGCTTCGGGAGGGGGTGCCGCTGGAGCTGCTGCGGGAGGAGGGGCTTGCGGCTTCTCGGCGGGCGCTGGGGGAGGGGCTGCTGCAGGAGGGGCCGTATGCGGAGGGGCGTGCGGTG
- a CDS encoding SpoIIE family protein phosphatase, translating to MGAIPAQRETVTRASDVPAHGRGGSETRTTLPGSPLSPGSARTLVRNALTEWAASGLPGTEHLTDRLVDDAVVAVSELVTNAVVHAGTDVELTCRLEEDTGALVVEVLDHHPSRAPRDAEIEAPYETPEYGRGLRLVSRLAESWGVTYRTGAKIVWARLPAEDPIAARDDTEAYAEERALERGLRVAEILAPEPQRAERDRDWLNRGALSFLAEASDLLAGQLDENLVAALAGQLIVPRLADWCAVWLEDEMAGRWGYPRSGDTEGGGGWTADVVAGTGPRLARVWHGSENLIEELRRALEKEPPPSCDSHRTGPVAYPWPGEALGARGVRGTALAYRLVAGGRPLGTLVIGRADLMCFPDEVTGLVEDLSRRVALAIGAARQYARQATISRVLQRGLLPGAVAEIPGVVSALVYEPYDKGGPSGDFYDLFPAGDGRWCFAIGDVQGKGPEAAVVIGIARPWLRLLAREGYRVADVLDRLNQLLLDDATEAADAAARALVGPVPAGDGPQTRFLSLLYGELTPFDGGVRCTLASAGHPLPLLLGAGGEVHTAAHPQTLLGVVEDATYTSETFELRSGDTLLCVTDGVTERRSGSRQFDDGDGLATALAGCAGLNAQLIAERIRRLVHEFSGRPPEDDLALLVLQAE from the coding sequence ATGGGGGCCATTCCGGCGCAACGGGAGACCGTTACCCGTGCCTCTGATGTGCCTGCACATGGGCGAGGAGGCTCCGAAACCCGCACCACCCTCCCCGGCAGCCCCCTCTCCCCGGGCTCCGCCCGCACCCTCGTGCGCAACGCCCTGACCGAATGGGCCGCCTCCGGTCTCCCCGGCACCGAACACCTCACCGACCGTCTCGTCGACGACGCCGTCGTGGCCGTCAGCGAACTGGTCACCAACGCGGTCGTGCACGCCGGTACCGATGTCGAGCTCACCTGCCGGCTGGAGGAGGACACCGGCGCCCTCGTCGTCGAGGTCCTGGACCACCACCCCTCGCGCGCCCCGCGCGACGCGGAGATCGAGGCGCCGTACGAGACCCCGGAGTACGGGCGCGGCCTGCGGCTGGTGTCCCGGCTCGCCGAGTCCTGGGGCGTCACCTATCGCACCGGCGCCAAGATCGTGTGGGCGCGGCTGCCCGCCGAGGACCCCATCGCGGCCAGGGACGACACCGAGGCGTACGCCGAGGAACGCGCGCTGGAGCGCGGGCTGCGCGTCGCCGAGATCCTCGCCCCGGAGCCCCAGCGCGCCGAGCGGGACCGGGACTGGCTCAACCGGGGCGCCCTGTCCTTCCTCGCCGAGGCCTCCGACCTGCTCGCCGGGCAGCTCGACGAGAACCTGGTCGCCGCCCTCGCCGGCCAGCTGATCGTGCCGCGGCTGGCGGACTGGTGCGCGGTGTGGCTGGAGGACGAGATGGCCGGACGCTGGGGATACCCCCGATCCGGTGACACCGAGGGCGGGGGAGGCTGGACGGCGGACGTCGTCGCGGGCACCGGACCCCGGCTCGCCCGTGTCTGGCACGGCTCCGAGAACCTCATCGAGGAACTCCGGCGCGCCCTGGAGAAGGAGCCCCCGCCCTCCTGCGACAGCCACCGCACCGGGCCCGTCGCCTATCCCTGGCCTGGTGAGGCGCTCGGTGCGCGCGGGGTGCGCGGCACGGCGCTCGCGTACCGGCTGGTCGCCGGCGGCCGCCCGCTGGGCACGCTGGTCATCGGGCGGGCCGACCTCATGTGCTTCCCCGACGAGGTCACCGGGCTCGTCGAGGACCTCAGCCGCCGGGTGGCCCTCGCCATCGGCGCGGCCCGCCAGTACGCCCGGCAGGCCACCATCAGCCGGGTCCTGCAGCGCGGACTGCTGCCCGGCGCCGTCGCGGAGATCCCCGGGGTGGTCAGCGCCCTGGTGTACGAGCCGTACGACAAGGGCGGCCCGAGCGGCGACTTCTACGACCTGTTCCCGGCCGGCGACGGCCGCTGGTGCTTCGCCATCGGCGACGTGCAGGGCAAGGGCCCCGAGGCGGCCGTGGTGATCGGCATCGCGCGGCCCTGGCTGCGGCTCCTGGCCCGCGAGGGCTACCGCGTCGCCGACGTCCTCGACCGCCTCAACCAGCTCCTCCTCGACGACGCCACGGAGGCCGCCGACGCCGCCGCCCGCGCCCTCGTCGGCCCGGTCCCGGCCGGCGACGGCCCGCAGACCCGCTTCCTGTCCCTGCTGTACGGCGAGCTGACCCCCTTCGACGGCGGCGTCCGCTGCACCCTCGCCTCCGCCGGGCACCCGCTGCCGTTGCTGTTGGGCGCCGGCGGCGAGGTCCACACGGCCGCGCACCCACAGACCCTCCTCGGGGTCGTCGAGGACGCGACGTACACCAGCGAGACCTTCGAGCTGCGCTCCGGCGACACCCTGCTGTGCGTGACCGACGGGGTGACGGAGCGGCGCAGCGGCTCCCGCCAGTTCGACGACGGCGACGGCCTCGCGACCGCGCTCGCCGGGTGCGCGGGCCTGAACGCCCAGCTGATCGCGGAACGCATCCGGAGGCTGGTGCACGAGTTCAGCGGCCGTCCGCCGGAGGACGATCTGGCGCTGCTGGTGCTGCAGGCCGAGTAA
- a CDS encoding HAMP domain-containing protein, translating into MSENRATRVLEDGQKDGQIRASELRPLLAAMTAARDGDFRRLPEAGEGVVAELTAVFNQIMDRSTHFNREVQRVKRELVRHGRLDERLSASPGPGDWTTRVNDVNHVLDALVAPAANATRVLDAVAGGDLTQRVDLHDGSRQLRGDLRRLGRAVNKMVDQLSLFTGEVTRVAREVGTEGRLGGRAKVQGLSGSWRDVTEAVNTMASRLTAQVRDIALVTTAVARGDLTRTVTVEATGELLELKLTVNTMVDQLSAFADEVTRVAREVGTEGRLGGRAQVRGVSGVWKDLTDNVNFMASNLTSQVRNIAQVTTAVANGDLSQKITVDAQGEILELKSTINTMVDQLSAFADEVTRVAREVGTEGNLGGRAQVRGVSGVWKDLTDNVNFMADNLTSQVRNIALVSTAVAQGDLGKKITVEAKGEILELKSTINTMVDQLSAFADEVTRVAREVGTEGNLGGQAQVRGVSGVWKDLTDNVNFMALNLTSQVRNIAQVTTAVANGDLSKKITVDARGEILELKDTVNTMVEQLRAFADEVTRVAREVGTDGRLGGRAQVLGVSGVWRDLTDNVNYMADNLTSQVRNIAQVTTAVANGDLSKKIDVDARGEILELKTAINTMVDTLSSFSSEVTRVAREVGSEGQLGGQARVEGVYGTWKRLTTNVNELASNLTTQVRAIAEVASAVAQGDMSRSITVETQGEVAELKDNINLMVANLRETTRAKDWLESNLTRLAALMQGHRDLMEVADLLLRELTPLVNAQYGAFFLADPDEESAGLRTTVPAKGLAFIAGYGSAQGTTIETGGLPVHGLVRQAAREKKRILVEEAPPDYIKINSGLGEAAPTSVVIIPILFEDKLLGVIELASFSRFSDVHLAFFDQFVNTIAVAINTIIANSRTESLLGESQRLAMQLQERSDELQMQQAELQRSNAELEEKAALLATSSQYKSEFLANMSHELRTPLNSLLILARLLSDNPDGHLSEQEGQFASTIHRSGSDLLQLINDILDLSKIEAGRMDVRPKKLPLIKLLDYVHATFRPLTLDRGLAFEVAVGEDVPREMYSDEQRLQQILRNLLSNAIKFTASGRVELRVNRVKDPEHQWGSPRSSEVESGGVHEGDEVIAFAVSDTGIGIAREKLPVIFEAFQQADGTTNRKYGGTGLGLSISREIAGLLGGRIVAESEPGRGSTFTLYVPVISPGHAATGPVPEDRPLPVPEQLSTERFSSTHDADDSWPTPTKLEAWQTGRAGRVLPGRRVLIVDDDIRNVFALTHVLGRVGMPVLYAENGREGIETLERNPDVELVLMDIMMPEMDGYETISAIRRTPRWTDLPIVALTAKAMPGDREKSIARGANDYVTKPVDVDQLLTVVCDLLDPEGAERREPATEPDNTAAPGPSTSDEEEVVPPTITE; encoded by the coding sequence ATGAGTGAGAACCGTGCTACGCGTGTGCTCGAAGACGGACAGAAAGACGGTCAAATTCGAGCATCGGAACTGCGCCCGCTGCTCGCCGCGATGACCGCGGCCCGCGACGGCGACTTCCGCAGGCTGCCGGAGGCCGGAGAGGGAGTGGTGGCCGAGCTGACGGCGGTCTTCAACCAGATCATGGACCGCAGCACCCACTTCAACCGTGAAGTGCAGCGGGTCAAGCGGGAGTTGGTGCGCCACGGCCGACTCGACGAGCGGCTCTCGGCTAGCCCGGGGCCGGGCGACTGGACGACCCGGGTCAACGACGTCAACCACGTGCTCGACGCCCTGGTGGCCCCGGCGGCGAACGCGACGCGCGTGCTCGACGCGGTGGCCGGCGGCGACCTCACCCAGCGCGTCGATCTGCACGACGGCAGCCGCCAGTTACGCGGTGACCTGCGCCGCCTGGGCCGGGCCGTGAACAAGATGGTCGACCAGCTCTCCCTGTTCACCGGCGAGGTCACCCGGGTGGCCCGCGAGGTCGGCACCGAGGGCCGGCTCGGCGGGCGGGCCAAGGTGCAGGGTCTGTCGGGCAGCTGGCGGGACGTGACCGAGGCGGTCAACACGATGGCGTCCCGGCTGACCGCCCAGGTGCGCGACATCGCCCTGGTGACCACGGCGGTGGCCCGCGGCGACCTGACCCGCACGGTCACCGTCGAGGCGACCGGCGAGCTGCTCGAACTGAAGCTGACCGTCAACACGATGGTGGACCAGCTCTCCGCCTTCGCCGACGAGGTGACGAGGGTCGCCCGCGAGGTGGGCACGGAAGGCCGGCTGGGCGGGCGGGCTCAGGTGCGGGGCGTCAGCGGCGTATGGAAGGACCTCACCGACAACGTCAACTTCATGGCGTCGAACCTGACCTCCCAGGTCCGCAACATCGCCCAGGTGACGACCGCCGTGGCCAACGGCGACCTGAGCCAGAAGATCACCGTCGACGCCCAGGGCGAGATCCTCGAACTCAAGTCGACCATCAACACGATGGTGGACCAGCTCTCCGCCTTCGCCGACGAGGTCACCCGCGTCGCCCGCGAGGTCGGCACCGAAGGCAACCTCGGCGGCCGGGCCCAGGTGCGCGGCGTGTCGGGCGTATGGAAGGACCTCACCGACAACGTCAACTTCATGGCGGACAACCTGACCTCCCAGGTCCGCAACATCGCCCTCGTGTCCACCGCCGTGGCCCAGGGCGACCTCGGCAAGAAGATCACGGTGGAGGCGAAGGGCGAGATCCTGGAGCTGAAGTCGACCATCAACACGATGGTGGACCAGCTCTCCGCCTTCGCCGACGAGGTCACCCGCGTCGCCCGCGAGGTCGGCACCGAAGGCAACCTCGGCGGTCAGGCCCAGGTGCGCGGCGTCTCGGGAGTCTGGAAAGACCTCACCGACAACGTCAACTTCATGGCGCTGAACCTCACTTCACAGGTACGGAACATCGCCCAGGTGACGACCGCCGTCGCCAACGGCGACCTCTCCAAGAAGATCACCGTCGACGCGCGCGGCGAGATCCTGGAGCTGAAGGACACCGTCAACACGATGGTGGAGCAGCTGCGCGCCTTCGCCGACGAGGTGACGAGGGTCGCCCGCGAGGTCGGCACCGACGGCCGGCTCGGCGGCCGCGCCCAGGTGCTGGGCGTCTCCGGCGTGTGGCGGGACCTGACGGACAACGTCAACTACATGGCGGACAACCTCACGTCCCAGGTCCGCAACATCGCCCAGGTCACCACCGCCGTCGCCAACGGCGACCTGTCCAAGAAGATCGACGTGGACGCGCGCGGGGAGATCCTGGAGCTGAAGACCGCCATCAACACGATGGTCGACACGCTCTCCTCCTTCTCCTCCGAGGTCACCCGCGTGGCCCGCGAGGTCGGCTCCGAGGGCCAACTCGGCGGCCAGGCAAGGGTCGAGGGCGTCTACGGCACCTGGAAGCGCCTGACGACGAACGTGAACGAGCTCGCGTCGAACCTGACCACCCAGGTCCGCGCGATCGCCGAGGTCGCCTCCGCGGTGGCCCAGGGCGATATGTCCCGCTCGATCACCGTGGAGACCCAGGGCGAGGTCGCCGAGCTGAAGGACAACATCAACCTGATGGTGGCCAACCTGCGCGAGACGACCCGCGCCAAGGACTGGCTGGAGTCCAACCTGACCCGCCTCGCCGCCCTGATGCAGGGCCACCGCGACCTGATGGAGGTCGCCGACCTGCTGCTGCGCGAGCTGACGCCGCTGGTGAACGCCCAGTACGGCGCGTTCTTCCTGGCCGACCCGGACGAGGAGAGCGCCGGGCTGCGCACCACCGTTCCCGCGAAGGGACTCGCGTTCATCGCCGGGTACGGCTCGGCCCAGGGCACGACCATCGAGACCGGCGGCCTCCCGGTGCACGGCCTGGTCCGGCAGGCGGCCCGCGAGAAGAAGCGGATCCTCGTCGAGGAGGCCCCGCCGGACTACATCAAGATCAACAGCGGGCTCGGCGAGGCGGCGCCCACCAGTGTCGTCATCATCCCGATCCTCTTCGAGGACAAGCTCCTCGGCGTGATCGAGCTGGCGTCCTTCTCCCGCTTCTCCGACGTGCACCTGGCGTTCTTCGACCAGTTCGTGAACACCATCGCCGTCGCGATCAACACGATCATCGCCAACTCCCGCACGGAGTCCCTGCTCGGCGAGTCCCAGCGCCTGGCCATGCAGCTCCAGGAACGCTCGGACGAACTCCAGATGCAGCAGGCGGAACTGCAGCGCTCGAACGCCGAACTGGAGGAGAAGGCAGCGCTTCTCGCGACGTCCTCGCAGTACAAGTCGGAGTTCCTGGCGAACATGTCGCACGAGCTGCGCACGCCTTTGAACTCGCTGCTGATCCTGGCGAGGTTGCTGTCGGACAACCCGGACGGCCACCTCTCCGAACAGGAGGGGCAGTTCGCGTCGACGATCCACCGCTCCGGCTCGGACCTCCTCCAGCTGATCAACGACATCCTGGACCTGTCGAAGATCGAGGCCGGCCGGATGGACGTACGCCCGAAGAAGCTGCCGCTCATCAAGCTGCTGGACTACGTCCACGCCACGTTCCGCCCGCTCACCCTGGACCGGGGGCTCGCCTTCGAGGTGGCGGTCGGCGAGGACGTGCCGCGCGAGATGTACTCGGACGAGCAGCGCCTCCAGCAGATCCTGCGCAACCTCCTGTCCAACGCGATCAAGTTCACCGCGTCGGGCCGGGTCGAGCTACGGGTGAACCGGGTGAAGGACCCCGAGCACCAATGGGGGTCCCCCCGCTCGAGCGAAGTCGAGAGTGGGGGAGTCCACGAGGGCGACGAGGTGATCGCGTTCGCGGTGTCCGACACCGGTATCGGCATCGCGCGGGAGAAGCTCCCGGTGATCTTCGAGGCGTTCCAGCAGGCCGACGGCACGACCAACCGCAAGTACGGCGGAACGGGCCTCGGCCTGTCCATCAGCCGGGAGATCGCGGGCCTGCTGGGCGGCCGTATCGTCGCCGAGAGCGAGCCCGGCAGGGGCTCCACGTTCACGCTGTACGTCCCGGTCATCAGCCCCGGCCACGCGGCGACCGGCCCAGTGCCCGAGGACCGTCCGCTGCCGGTGCCGGAGCAGCTGTCGACCGAGCGCTTCTCGAGCACCCACGACGCGGACGACTCCTGGCCGACGCCGACCAAGCTGGAGGCCTGGCAGACCGGCCGGGCGGGCCGGGTACTCCCCGGCCGGCGGGTGTTGATAGTGGACGATGACATCCGCAACGTCTTCGCGCTCACCCATGTCCTGGGCCGGGTCGGCATGCCGGTCCTGTACGCCGAGAACGGCCGCGAAGGCATCGAGACGCTGGAGCGGAACCCGGACGTCGAACTCGTCCTGATGGACATCATGATGCCGGAGATGGACGGCTACGAGACCATCTCCGCCATCCGCCGCACCCCGCGCTGGACGGACCTGCCCATCGTCGCGCTGACCGCGAAGGCCATGCCCGGAGACCGGGAGAAATCCATCGCGCGGGGCGCCAACGACTACGTAACGAAGCCGGTGGACGTGGATCAGCTCCTGACCGTCGTCTGCGACCTCCTGGACCCCGAGGGCGCGGAGCGGCGGGAGCCTGCCACGGAGCCGGACAACACCGCAGCGCCGGGACCGAGCACTTCCGACGAGGAAGAGGTCGTCCCGCCGACGATCACCGAATGA
- a CDS encoding two-component system response regulator — translation MSAEATSDERAGILLVDDMEDNLIALEAVLGSLNEPLVRARSGEEAMKALLRQRFALVLLDVRMPGMDGFETATNIKRLDQTKDVPIIFLTGAEDEPGYAFRGYATGAADYLTKPFDPWVLRAKVSVFLDLHRKTRQLEHLLSREHVHSRELSTQVEALEKQLSGDTPPNVTALRAQVHEIRRLID, via the coding sequence ATGAGCGCTGAGGCAACGAGCGACGAGCGTGCCGGCATCCTCCTCGTCGACGACATGGAGGACAACCTGATCGCGCTGGAGGCCGTCCTGGGGTCCCTCAACGAGCCGCTCGTGCGCGCGCGTTCGGGCGAGGAGGCGATGAAGGCGCTGCTGCGGCAACGCTTCGCCCTGGTCCTGCTCGACGTCCGCATGCCGGGCATGGACGGCTTCGAGACCGCCACGAACATCAAGCGGCTCGACCAGACCAAGGACGTCCCGATCATCTTCCTGACCGGCGCGGAGGACGAGCCGGGCTACGCCTTCCGCGGCTATGCGACGGGCGCCGCGGACTACTTGACCAAGCCGTTCGATCCGTGGGTACTGCGCGCGAAGGTCAGCGTCTTCCTCGACCTCCACCGCAAGACCAGGCAGCTGGAGCACCTGCTGAGCCGCGAGCACGTACACAGCCGGGAGCTGAGCACTCAGGTGGAGGCCCTGGAGAAACAGCTTTCCGGGGACACTCCCCCGAACGTGACGGCCTTACGCGCCCAAGTCCATGAGATACGGCGGCTCATCGATTAG